A stretch of DNA from Microlunatus sp. Gsoil 973:
TGGCGTATTTGGCCAGGTATCCGGCGACCTGCTCTGGCGTTAGTGGCCGTTCGGGGTCGTCGGGGCGTCCTGGCAAACCTGGAAGAACGACGAGCCACGAATCGACACCCACGGCCTGGAGATCACCCAGCAGGGCGACGTCCTCTACCTGGACGCGCAGCGCGCATTGCCCGTCGAGAAGGGCAGCTACGAATGGCGCGGCGAACTCCGCCTGTGGGACAACGAAGCACTTATGGGCTGGTACCGCTCGACCGACGCCGCAGTTCGATCCAAAGGCACGATGTACCTCTCGCTCCATCCTCACGGCACCTTTGCCTGGGGCCGATGGGTCGGCATGAGCTACGACGGCGAAGTCGTCACCGGCTGGGGCGTACTCGCCCGGTCCGAGGCGGAAGCCGACGCAGTCGCCCACAATCTCGTTGATCTTGGAAAGCCGCTCCCATGACCGGACACCGCAGCCGACTCTGCCAATTCGTCATCGACGTCGACGACCTGGACGAAGGCGTCGCATTCTGGTCCGCAGCGCTCGACGCCACACCCGAGCAGCTACCGGCAGCCAGCGGTGTGGTCTACCGACAACTTCGCCTACCCGACGCCGAGATCCGAATTCTCCTTCAGCTCACGCACGATCCGAAGATCAAAAAGAGCGCATGCACCTCGACATCGAGACCGATGACGTCGAGGCCGAGGTATCTCGCCTAGAGCGATTGGGGGCCAAACGCTGGGACCACCAACAGGAACGCGGGTTCGACTTCTGGGCACTCCGCGACCCCTGGGGCAATGAACTCTGCGTTCTTCAGACTGTCTTTCCTCACCTACTCGCTGAACGTCCGCCGTGGCCTGCCAATCCCTTAGCGCGGCACCAGTGAGCACCGTCCGATACATCAGGCGCACCATCCCCAGCAGTCGTCTCAGAAGTCGTCGCAGGATGCAACACTGAGCACGTGACAGAAGTTGCCGTGCTCGACCGAGAGATGTACACCGAGGCTTCAGCCGCTCGGCTTCTTCGTCTTGCCCAGCCCACGCTTCATTACTGGCTGGAAGGCGGCACGAGGCGGGGCAAGACCTATCAGCCAATCATCCGCGCCGAAGCGACCGGCTCCAATCGAGTCACGTGGGCGGAGTTCATCGAAGCTGGCTTGGTGCGGCAATACCGAAGAGTTCATCACGTGCCGATGGCCGAACTACGAGCGGTAATCGAGTATCTGCGGGACAAGATGGGCGTTCCTTACCCGCTCGCCCACGCAACTCCGTATGTCAGCGGTAGACAACTTCTTATGTCCGCCCAAGAGCATGCTGGCCTCGACGCCGACTTTGCACTGGTGGCCCCGGTGAGTGGCCAATATGTGCTGCTGCCGCCGGCCGAGACCTTCTTCCAGCGGGTGACCTGGGGTGCCGACCTCGCCCTCCAGTGGCGGCCGGACGAGCGCGCCGATTCGCCCGTAACGATCGATCCCGACGTTCGCTTTGGGACCCCAGCCGTTGGAGGGATCTCAACCGAAATCTTGTACGAGCAAAGCCAATCCGGTGAGGATGAATCCGATCTGGCAGAGCTGTTCAACTTGACAGTCCCACAAGTTCGGTGGGCGCTGTCGTATGAATTGGCGAACCGCGCAGCGTGACCCAGCCCAAGCCCGTAGCGCCTCGCATCTACTTCGATGCCGACGTGCTCGGCTTGGCAAAGCTTCTAGCCCAGGAGCGCGCCGATTTCACGTACCCGGGCGACCCGGGCGGGCGAGTGAAGAAGCGATTCCGACCGCCCTGTCCAATCACTGCCCCAAGCGCCCTCGATTCCGTCTGGATACCCATCGCTGCATCACACGGATGGCTGATCGTCACCCGCGACCGAGCGATTCAGGACCATCGCGCAGAGATCAACGCGGTGAGAGACCATCGGGCAAAGATGGTCAACCTCGCCGGTTTGGAAGCCACCAACACCTGGGCACAGCTAGAGATCTTCATGACTCGCTGGAGGGATATCGACCATCTAGCAGAGCAATCGGGACCCTTCATCTACGTCGCCACTCGGACCGGGAAGTTTCGAGCCGTAGACCTAACTTGAGACGGCGACCTAGCCGAGGGCGGCTTCGATTTCTGGGTCCTCTGGCCCAGTCATCACCCGGCGGGACACAACAGGTCGAGCAGCACACAATCTGGACCCTTGGGTGCCTGGCCGGACGTCGCGATTGCCAGCACAATGCCGCCGATGACTAGAACAGCGAACACGACGGCCGCAAACCATATCGGACCGGTGCCGACGTTTCGTCTCGGCGTCAAAGACCGCTTTACATCCTGGCCGAACAGGTCTGGCAGCTTGCTGCTCGACTTGAACGCCTTGTCGTGCCAGCCCCCGATCCGCTGCTCTACCACCTCAAGGAGCCGCCTTGCGGCCTCGGAGTCGGGGTCCAGCTTGGCCAGCAGATCCGCCTCCAAGTTGGCCTGCGCGCGGTCGTTGCGGCCACCGAGAACGCCAATCAGGGCGGTCACGATCAGCCCCACGGTGCCGATCAGCGTCACGACCACGGCTCAACCTGGCACCCTAACGTCGGACAGGTCAGGCTCGTAACCGCCGAGCTCGGCGGTCGACTATTCGCGTTGGTCACGATGGCACGCTAGCCAGCAAACTCACCTGGCGGCCGGTGGTTAGGTGAATCGCCGCCCTGTTCGGGACCTTGGTCCCGGATCGGCCAAGCTCCAATGAGGGCCGATCGGCTAGCCTTCGTCAACGTGTGGTTGACCAACTGGCTGGACGTCATCGCCTCCGGCCTGGTGCTTGCTGGCCTGGTCTGGGGCGGCTTGACGCTAGTCCGGGCCCGGTCGCGGCTGCAGCGGGAGGCCGACGCCGCCGAGCAGATCCACCGCGAGTCACAGGCGGCGCGCGAGCTCGGCGAGAAGTACGACACCAGGGCAGAGGAGCGGAAGCGCGGCGTCCGGCGCGCACTGACGTTCAACGACATGGTGACGTTTGAGCAGG
This window harbors:
- a CDS encoding VOC family protein, translating into MESRSHDRTPQPTLPIRHRRRRPGRRRRILVRSARRHTRAATGSQRCGLPTTSPTRRRDPNSPSAHARSEDQKERMHLDIETDDVEAEVSRLERLGAKRWDHQQERGFDFWALRDPWGNELCVLQTVFPHLLAERPPWPANPLARHQ
- a CDS encoding DUF433 domain-containing protein: MTEVAVLDREMYTEASAARLLRLAQPTLHYWLEGGTRRGKTYQPIIRAEATGSNRVTWAEFIEAGLVRQYRRVHHVPMAELRAVIEYLRDKMGVPYPLAHATPYVSGRQLLMSAQEHAGLDADFALVAPVSGQYVLLPPAETFFQRVTWGADLALQWRPDERADSPVTIDPDVRFGTPAVGGISTEILYEQSQSGEDESDLAELFNLTVPQVRWALSYELANRAA